The following proteins come from a genomic window of Rhodospirillaceae bacterium:
- a CDS encoding tetratricopeptide repeat protein, with amino-acid sequence MQLKFNRRNQQNSRMSSGMRRAAAVLLVLALPTACASDQVAETAPPSEPAVLSPGQTLWGNYIAGRHAQAIRDDVGAALFLDAALEQAPNNPRLLNRAFVYNLAEGHMEKAVGLARRLIKIDEKSSIANYTLAVEEIKLGHYKEAEARLSSLQGKNLDSFIVPLLKAWAYAGLKDRDKALAALKPVSAKIGEGAIFKIQVALVNEVFGATKEAEAAFKEATKNMRRVSFRMVELFGSFLERNGKTEDAKKFYQNFMKARPRNNLVANLLKRLDTGKKPIANVPDPAAGASESLFNLAGLLQNQRVIESALIFSRLSLHLRPNFPVLQIQIANILERMRRYEKANGIYAEINPKSQFAWSVQMQMASNLDRLDKTDDAVKQLRKMTTLRPSDPAPSIALGDILRSRERHVEAIVAYDQALVKVKTPENRHWSLFYARGISLEQSKQWPRAEGDFLKALELNAEQPLVLNYLGYSWVDRGQNLERAQKMIVKAVELRPSDGYIADSLGWVYYKVGKYERAVKELDRAVELLPADPIINDHLGDAFWRVGRYREAKFQWQRVLGLNPKPELEVQIKNKLKVGLKDAAQAKAKAKAANGG; translated from the coding sequence CTCGCGCTCCCAACCGCGTGCGCGTCCGACCAAGTCGCCGAGACGGCACCACCTTCTGAGCCGGCAGTTTTAAGCCCAGGTCAGACTCTGTGGGGCAATTATATTGCCGGTCGTCACGCCCAAGCGATCCGCGACGACGTCGGCGCTGCTTTGTTCTTGGATGCGGCCTTAGAACAGGCCCCAAATAATCCACGCCTGTTGAACCGAGCCTTCGTTTATAATCTCGCGGAAGGCCATATGGAAAAGGCTGTGGGACTGGCCCGGCGTTTGATTAAAATTGATGAAAAATCATCAATTGCCAACTACACCCTCGCGGTTGAGGAAATTAAGCTAGGCCACTACAAAGAAGCAGAAGCTCGATTGTCGTCTCTGCAAGGAAAGAACCTCGACAGCTTTATCGTTCCATTGCTGAAAGCCTGGGCCTACGCAGGCCTTAAAGACAGAGATAAAGCCTTGGCCGCCCTGAAACCAGTCTCGGCGAAAATTGGCGAGGGAGCGATTTTTAAAATTCAGGTCGCGCTTGTAAACGAAGTGTTCGGCGCAACAAAAGAAGCTGAGGCCGCCTTTAAAGAGGCGACCAAGAATATGCGTCGCGTATCGTTCCGGATGGTTGAGCTTTTCGGATCCTTTTTAGAACGAAACGGAAAAACAGAAGACGCGAAAAAGTTTTATCAGAACTTCATGAAAGCGCGACCCAGGAATAATTTGGTCGCAAATTTACTGAAGCGTTTGGACACGGGTAAAAAGCCAATCGCAAATGTCCCTGACCCTGCGGCGGGCGCATCCGAATCGCTGTTCAATTTAGCTGGGTTGCTGCAAAACCAGCGGGTGATCGAATCCGCACTTATTTTCAGCCGACTTTCCCTGCATCTGCGCCCTAATTTCCCGGTTTTGCAGATTCAGATCGCGAATATCCTTGAACGCATGCGGCGCTACGAGAAAGCCAACGGAATTTATGCCGAGATTAATCCTAAATCCCAGTTTGCATGGTCGGTGCAAATGCAAATGGCTTCTAATCTGGATCGATTGGATAAAACCGACGATGCGGTAAAGCAGTTGCGCAAGATGACCACCCTGAGACCCAGCGACCCTGCACCGTCGATCGCACTTGGCGATATTCTTCGGTCGCGTGAACGCCATGTTGAAGCCATTGTCGCCTACGATCAGGCTTTGGTGAAAGTAAAAACCCCAGAGAACCGCCATTGGTCTTTGTTTTATGCGCGTGGGATTTCATTGGAACAATCGAAGCAGTGGCCCCGCGCGGAAGGTGATTTTTTGAAAGCCCTTGAACTCAACGCCGAACAGCCGCTGGTACTGAACTATTTAGGATATTCCTGGGTTGATCGTGGGCAAAACCTGGAACGGGCCCAGAAAATGATTGTGAAGGCTGTGGAACTGCGGCCAAGCGATGGCTATATCGCGGATAGTTTAGGATGGGTCTACTACAAAGTTGGCAAGTACGAACGCGCAGTGAAAGAACTTGACCGTGCCGTTGAACTGCTGCCGGCCGACCCCATTATCAACGATCATTTAGGTGACGCGTTTTGGCGTGTTGGTCGGTACCGGGAAGCCAAATTCCAATGGCAGCGCGTGCTCGGGCTAAATCCCAAACCCGAGCTTGAGGTGCAAATCAAGAACAAGCTGAAAGTGGGATTAAAAGACGCTGCCCAAGCCAAGGCTAAGGCCAAGGCCGCCAATGGGGGCTGA